From a region of the Fischerella sp. JS2 genome:
- a CDS encoding GAF domain-containing protein: MTESSPQPMATTAPLPANEVERLEALRRYNILDTPPEVAFDRITSLAARLFDVPIALVLLIDESRGWFKSSYGFEIREVQRDEIICSLTLLSNEVLVIPDTKQDRRLICNPFVQNEPGLRFYAGAPLLTQDGFNLGSLCLLDTKPRDALTEEQKAILADLAAMVMDQLERQQTEAAQQQAQQELEQLVEQRTAELSQGNELLRLEIAQRQQAQAALQKEQELLKVLLEHVQAGIVACNAEGILTLFNRAAREFHGLPEQPLPPEQWAEYYDLYLPDGKTRMSKNDIPLFRALQGQTVENVEMVIAPKQGKARTLLASGQAIADSQGKKQGAVVVMHDITERKQAEAELLVSDVALQQMPDAILLTDLEGKIQRWLGNAEQIFGYTAAEVIGKPVNFLHHLDIKATMTAEIIQSIQTAGKFCGEIPCVRKDGSLVPIETTAKPVYDKTGNPIFFIGINKDITERKRSEAEHAQLMRQQVQEQIARIKAEADQRRSAFLAEVSTVLASSLDYECTLATVANLVVPLFADWCAIDLLQDNQFIHRVAVAHRDPTKVALGWEIHRQYPRRIDEMEGVPKVLRTGKSEMATEIPDAALVMVAQDAEHLRILRELGLKSAIVSPLIARGQILGAISLVTAESDRRYHQADIDLAEDIAHRAAIAIDNARLYQEAQQSQQAAEQSAERIARLQSVTAAFSESLTPLQVADVIADQGIAVLGAKFALIALVNETGTELEVIRTVGCEPEQINPWQRFSLNEPVPLAEAVRTGQPIWAESSQRRAIHYPHLREQYEQQPFDAWISIPLIVEGRAVGGMSFGFIEPQQLDGEQQVFILSLAQQCAQAIARTRLYEAERTARSVAEAANRVKDEFLAVLSHELRTPLNPILGWSKLLRTGKLDAAKTDYALETIERNAKLQTQLIEDLLDVSRILQGKLSLNMAPINLPEVIQSALETVQLAAQAKSIDLRFTISDFGLENGQQNLASIPTEEQPNNPKFPVLGDSARLQQLIWNLLSNAVKFTPQGGQVEIRLSLVTSHTLREALRVRSRSWGKPPRPRCLTAGASTSSGEGKEQRTNDKGQMTKYAQIQITDTGKGISPDFLPHVFEYFRQADSTTTRMFGGLGLGLAIVRHLVELHGGTVAAESPGEGQGATFTVRLPIKSASVRPKDGTATNHSCTSTPDTLPLTNLRVLVVDDEVDSRNFLAFVLEQAGAEVAATASAREALQILTQFKPDILVSDIGMPETDGYMLMRQIRALESEPENKIIAIALSAYAGEVNQKQALAAGFQQHIAKPVTPEILVEAIRTLHSHQLTVNNDR, encoded by the coding sequence ATGACTGAATCTTCCCCTCAACCGATGGCAACAACTGCTCCTTTACCTGCAAATGAGGTAGAGCGTTTAGAGGCACTGCGGCGATACAATATTCTCGACACCCCACCAGAAGTTGCCTTTGATCGTATCACCTCCTTGGCAGCACGTTTATTTGATGTGCCGATCGCGTTGGTTTTGCTGATTGATGAATCGAGAGGCTGGTTTAAATCTTCCTATGGCTTTGAGATACGCGAGGTGCAACGAGATGAAATTATTTGCAGCTTGACGCTATTATCCAACGAGGTATTAGTTATTCCCGACACCAAGCAAGATCGTCGCCTTATCTGTAATCCCTTTGTACAAAATGAACCGGGTTTGCGGTTCTATGCCGGCGCACCATTGCTCACCCAAGATGGCTTTAACCTGGGAAGTCTTTGTTTGTTAGATACAAAACCCCGTGATGCCTTAACCGAAGAGCAAAAAGCCATCCTCGCGGATCTAGCCGCAATGGTAATGGATCAATTAGAGCGGCAGCAAACAGAAGCAGCACAGCAACAAGCCCAGCAAGAGTTAGAGCAATTAGTTGAACAACGGACGGCTGAATTATCACAAGGAAACGAATTACTCCGCTTAGAAATTGCACAACGGCAGCAAGCCCAAGCAGCCCTGCAAAAAGAACAGGAGTTACTCAAAGTGCTGCTTGAGCATGTCCAGGCAGGAATCGTAGCCTGTAACGCCGAGGGAATTTTGACTTTATTTAATCGCGCAGCACGGGAATTTCATGGCTTGCCCGAACAACCACTGCCACCCGAACAGTGGGCAGAATACTATGACTTGTATTTGCCCGATGGCAAAACGCGGATGTCCAAAAACGATATCCCCCTATTTCGAGCGTTACAAGGACAAACAGTCGAGAATGTTGAAATGGTGATTGCGCCCAAACAGGGAAAGGCGAGGACACTACTTGCTAGTGGACAGGCGATCGCTGATAGCCAGGGCAAAAAACAAGGAGCAGTCGTTGTGATGCACGACATCACCGAACGCAAACAAGCCGAAGCCGAATTACTGGTATCAGATGTTGCTTTGCAACAAATGCCCGATGCCATTTTGTTAACCGATTTGGAAGGGAAGATTCAACGCTGGCTGGGTAATGCCGAGCAAATCTTTGGCTATACAGCCGCAGAGGTGATCGGTAAACCCGTTAACTTTCTCCATCACCTGGATATCAAAGCGACAATGACGGCTGAAATTATTCAGTCTATTCAGACAGCAGGAAAGTTTTGTGGTGAAATTCCCTGTGTGCGAAAAGATGGATCGCTAGTGCCAATTGAAACAACAGCAAAACCCGTGTACGACAAAACCGGGAATCCCATCTTTTTTATTGGTATTAACAAAGACATTACCGAGCGCAAACGCTCAGAAGCGGAACACGCCCAATTGATGCGGCAGCAAGTTCAAGAGCAAATTGCCCGGATCAAAGCAGAAGCCGACCAGCGGCGATCGGCATTTCTGGCAGAAGTCAGCACAGTACTGGCATCCTCACTGGATTATGAATGTACTCTGGCAACTGTGGCAAATTTGGTAGTGCCATTGTTTGCGGACTGGTGCGCGATCGACCTGCTGCAAGACAATCAATTCATTCATCGGGTTGCAGTGGCTCACCGTGACCCAACGAAAGTGGCATTGGGTTGGGAAATTCATCGGCAATATCCTAGACGAATCGACGAGATGGAAGGAGTGCCGAAAGTGCTGCGAACTGGAAAAAGCGAAATGGCAACTGAAATTCCAGATGCTGCATTAGTAATGGTGGCTCAAGACGCTGAACATCTACGCATCTTGCGCGAACTGGGCTTAAAGTCTGCCATTGTTTCACCGTTAATTGCTCGCGGACAGATTTTAGGAGCAATTTCCTTGGTCACAGCTGAATCTGATCGCCGTTATCACCAGGCAGATATAGACTTGGCAGAAGACATTGCCCATCGAGCTGCGATCGCTATTGATAATGCCCGCCTCTACCAAGAAGCACAGCAGTCGCAACAAGCCGCAGAGCAATCTGCCGAGCGCATTGCCCGCCTTCAGTCTGTGACGGCTGCTTTTTCGGAATCTCTGACCCCCCTCCAGGTAGCAGATGTGATTGCAGATCAAGGAATTGCGGTTCTGGGTGCGAAATTTGCCCTGATTGCCTTAGTGAATGAGACTGGCACTGAACTCGAAGTTATCCGAACCGTGGGCTGTGAACCCGAGCAAATCAACCCTTGGCAGCGATTTTCCCTCAATGAGCCTGTGCCTTTAGCAGAAGCCGTACGCACCGGACAGCCCATCTGGGCAGAATCATCACAAAGACGAGCAATCCACTATCCGCACCTCAGAGAACAGTATGAGCAGCAGCCCTTCGATGCTTGGATTTCCATTCCCCTGATAGTTGAAGGTCGGGCAGTCGGAGGCATGTCTTTTGGTTTCATTGAGCCACAACAGTTGGATGGGGAACAACAAGTGTTTATCCTATCGCTGGCCCAACAATGTGCCCAGGCGATCGCTCGTACTCGCCTCTACGAAGCAGAACGAACAGCAAGAAGTGTGGCAGAAGCTGCCAACCGGGTCAAAGATGAATTCTTGGCGGTGCTGTCCCATGAGTTGCGAACACCACTCAATCCAATTTTGGGTTGGTCTAAATTGCTGCGCACGGGAAAATTGGATGCGGCAAAAACAGATTATGCCTTAGAAACAATTGAGCGCAACGCTAAACTCCAAACCCAACTCATTGAGGATCTTTTAGATGTCTCGCGCATTCTCCAAGGTAAGCTTAGCCTCAATATGGCTCCTATTAACCTGCCAGAGGTGATTCAATCGGCACTTGAAACCGTGCAGTTAGCAGCCCAAGCCAAGTCCATCGATTTGCGATTTACAATTTCAGATTTTGGATTGGAGAATGGTCAGCAAAATTTAGCATCCATACCAACCGAGGAACAACCAAACAATCCCAAATTCCCAGTTTTAGGAGATTCAGCCCGCCTCCAGCAATTGATTTGGAATTTACTCTCCAATGCTGTCAAGTTTACGCCCCAAGGAGGACAGGTAGAAATTCGCTTGTCATTGGTCACTAGTCATACCCTACGGGAAGCCCTTCGGGTTCGTAGTCGCTCATGGGGGAAACCCCCAAGACCGCGCTGTCTCACCGCTGGCGCGTCTACGTCATCTGGAGAAGGTAAAGAACAAAGGACAAATGATAAAGGACAAATGACAAAGTATGCTCAAATTCAAATCACAGATACAGGTAAAGGAATTTCTCCAGATTTTTTACCCCATGTGTTTGAGTATTTTCGGCAAGCAGATAGCACCACAACCCGGATGTTTGGGGGATTAGGGTTAGGGCTGGCGATCGTACGTCACCTCGTTGAATTGCATGGGGGAACCGTTGCAGCAGAAAGTCCAGGAGAGGGACAAGGAGCAACTTTTACTGTTAGGTTACCAATCAAATCCGCAAGTGTTAGACCCAAAGATGGAACAGCGACGAATCACTCCTGCACGTCTACTCCTGACACTTTACCACTAACAAATCTCCGGGTTTTGGTGGTTGATGATGAAGTAGATTCCCGTAATTTTCTCGCTTTTGTCTTGGAACAAGCAGGTGCTGAAGTAGCTGCAACAGCATCTGCTAGGGAAGCATTACAAATACTGACGCAATTCAAGCCAGACATTCTAGTTAGCGACATTGGGATGCCAGAAACAGATGGCTATATGTTAATGCGTCAGATCCGCGCGTTGGAATCAGAACCAGAAAATAAGATTATAGCGATCGCCCTGAGTGCTTATGCGGGAGAAGTGAATCAGAAACAAGCACTAGCTGCGGGTTTTCAACAGCATATTGCTAAACCTGTTACTCCAGAAATACTAGTGGAAGCGATCCGAACTTTACACAGTCATCAGTTAACAGTTAATAATGACCGATAA
- a CDS encoding LL-diaminopimelate aminotransferase — protein sequence MATINDNYLKLKAGYLFPEIARRVNAFAEANPDAKIIRLGIGDVTEPLPEACRTAMIKAVEEMGDRATFKGYGPEQGYAWLREKIATHDFQARGCEIDASEIFVSDGSKCDTGNILEIFGKNNTIAVTDPVYPVYVDTNVMAGNTGNSNDKGEYEGLVYLPITAENNFTATIPSQKVDLIYLCFPNNPTGAVATKEHLNAWVDYARANGSIIFFDAAYEAYITDSEIPHSIYEIEGARDCAIEFRSFSKNAGFTGTRCALTVVPKNLTAKAADGSDVELWKLWNRRQSTKFNGVSYIVQRGAEAVYSENGQTQTKALISFYLENAKIIREQLTAAGLAVYGGVNAPYVWVKTPNGLSSWDFFDKLLHSCNVVGTPGSGFGAAGEGYFRISAFNSRENVEEAMKRITTRFCA from the coding sequence ATGGCTACGATTAACGACAACTACCTCAAGCTGAAAGCTGGTTATCTGTTTCCTGAAATTGCGCGTCGTGTCAACGCTTTCGCAGAAGCTAACCCAGATGCCAAAATTATCAGGTTAGGTATTGGTGACGTCACCGAACCATTGCCAGAAGCTTGCCGCACTGCGATGATTAAGGCTGTAGAAGAAATGGGCGATCGCGCCACTTTCAAAGGCTATGGCCCGGAACAAGGTTACGCTTGGCTACGAGAAAAAATAGCTACACACGACTTCCAAGCGCGGGGGTGCGAAATTGATGCATCGGAAATTTTTGTGTCTGATGGATCTAAGTGTGACACAGGAAATATTCTTGAAATCTTTGGCAAAAATAATACTATTGCCGTCACTGACCCTGTATATCCGGTATATGTAGATACTAATGTTATGGCGGGAAATACAGGCAATTCTAACGATAAAGGCGAGTATGAAGGTTTAGTTTATCTGCCAATCACAGCAGAAAATAACTTCACCGCTACTATCCCCTCACAGAAAGTTGATTTAATTTACCTCTGCTTCCCCAATAATCCCACCGGTGCAGTTGCTACTAAAGAACATCTCAATGCCTGGGTAGACTATGCAAGGGCGAATGGTTCAATCATTTTCTTTGATGCTGCTTACGAAGCCTATATTACTGATTCAGAAATTCCCCACTCTATCTATGAAATTGAGGGAGCAAGAGATTGTGCGATCGAATTCCGTTCTTTTTCTAAAAATGCTGGATTTACTGGTACGCGGTGTGCATTGACTGTTGTACCCAAGAATCTCACAGCTAAAGCTGCTGATGGTTCCGATGTGGAACTGTGGAAACTCTGGAATCGCCGCCAATCTACTAAGTTTAATGGTGTGTCCTACATCGTACAACGCGGAGCTGAGGCAGTTTATTCTGAAAACGGACAAACGCAAACCAAAGCCCTGATTAGTTTTTACCTAGAAAACGCTAAAATCATTCGCGAGCAACTAACAGCAGCAGGATTAGCTGTCTACGGTGGTGTAAATGCACCTTATGTCTGGGTGAAAACACCCAATGGTCTTTCGAGTTGGGACTTCTTCGACAAATTGCTGCATAGTTGCAATGTTGTGGGTACACCAGGATCTGGCTTTGGTGCAGCAGGTGAAGGTTATTTCCGAATTTCCGCATTTAATAGTCGGGAGAATGTCGAAGAGGCGATGAAGCGGATTACAACCCGCTTTTGTGCATAA
- a CDS encoding XRE family transcriptional regulator, with protein sequence MLKQPELSQLIRQLRQLTALSQEQFAATLGVAYCTGNR encoded by the coding sequence GTGCTTAAGCAACCAGAACTTAGCCAGCTGATTCGTCAACTGAGGCAGTTAACCGCACTGAGCCAGGAGCAATTTGCAGCAACATTAGGGGTGGCTTACTGCACTGGGAATCGCTAG